In Fimbriiglobus ruber, a genomic segment contains:
- a CDS encoding transposase: MIEDADTVGQSLGLEVWCEDEAGPFQAIPQPGASWQPEGSPARQPHEYIRNGTAKILTLFHPADGRVRIQGTTTCPNTVLHPWLERERTAILAALPPLLPTVDPSRAAWERWLRGLQQPITLPAVLPPLRVLLVLDNLAGHKSVALVLWLFAHGIMPLYTPVSGSWLNMAESIQRVLKSRALAGQDPTSPSEIIQWFEEVAAHWNANPTPFVWGGKRAARRKRQRDRSHRLGGSGATTRRPLRSPKGHARPK; the protein is encoded by the coding sequence GTGATCGAGGACGCCGACACCGTGGGCCAGTCGCTGGGTCTGGAGGTGTGGTGCGAGGACGAGGCCGGCCCGTTCCAGGCGATCCCCCAGCCCGGAGCGTCGTGGCAGCCGGAGGGCAGTCCCGCGAGACAACCACACGAATACATTCGCAACGGCACCGCCAAGATACTGACACTCTTCCACCCGGCGGATGGGCGGGTCCGGATCCAGGGGACAACGACCTGTCCCAATACGGTGTTGCACCCATGGCTGGAGAGGGAGCGGACGGCCATTCTGGCCGCCTTGCCTCCACTGCTGCCGACGGTAGATCCGTCACGGGCCGCATGGGAACGATGGCTACGAGGGCTCCAGCAGCCGATCACGTTGCCGGCCGTCTTGCCGCCGCTGAGGGTCTTGTTGGTGCTGGACAATTTGGCCGGCCACAAGAGCGTGGCATTAGTGTTGTGGTTATTCGCTCATGGAATTATGCCCTTGTACACCCCCGTCAGCGGATCGTGGCTGAACATGGCCGAGAGTATCCAGAGGGTATTAAAAAGTCGCGCCCTGGCCGGTCAAGATCCGACGAGTCCGTCCGAGATCATCCAGTGGTTTGAGGAGGTGGCGGCGCACTGGAACGCGAACCCGACACCGTTTGTCTGGGGCGGAAAGAGGGCCGCTCGACGGAAGCGACAACGCGACCGCAGTCACAGACTGGGTGGCTCCGGAGCAACGACCCGGCGGCCACTGCGCAGCCCGAAAGGCCACGCGCGACCCAAGTGA